One window of the Xiphophorus couchianus chromosome 12, X_couchianus-1.0, whole genome shotgun sequence genome contains the following:
- the ela3l gene encoding elastase 3 like, with protein MIPIVLASVLIAGALGCGTPPVEPLTSRVVNGVDAKPHSWPWQISLQYERDGEWRHSCGGSLIAANWVMTAAHCINTKFSYRVFVGKHNLVEEEAGSKAILPEKIIVHEKWHPIFVAFGNDIALIKLSEPVTLSDQVQLGCIPAPGTLLTNLYPCYITGWGRVYTGGPIADKLQQALMPVADHATCSQSDWWGIAVRTSMVCAGGDGIVAGCNGDSGGPLNCKNAEGFWEIHGIASFVSGFGCNYEKKPTVFTRVSAFNSWIDQVMLNN; from the exons ATGATCCCCATTGTGCTGGCCTCAGTGCTCATTGCTGGCG CCCTTGGGTGCGGCACCCCTCCCGTTGAGCCCCTGACTTCCCGTGTGGTCAATGGAGTGGATGCCAAGCCCCACAGCTGGCCCTGGCAG ATCTCTCTGCAGTATGAAAGGGACGGTGAGTGGAGGCACAGTTGTGGAGGATCTCTGATTGCTGCCAACTGGGTTATGACTGCTGCACATTGCATCAA TACCAAGTTCTCCTACAGGGTGTTTGTGGGCAAACACAACCTGGTTGAAGAAGAGGCTGGCTCCAAGGCCATCCTGCCTGAGAAGATCATCGTCCATGAGAAGTGGCACCCCATCTTTGTAGCTTTTGG TAATGACATTGCCCTGATTAAGTTGTCCGAGCCAGTGACTCTGAGTGATCAGGTGCAGCTGGGATGCATCCCCGCTCCTGGCACTTTGCTGACCAACCTCTACCCCTGCTACATCACTGGCTGGGGCAGAGTGTACA CCGGAGGCCCCATTGCTGATAAGCTGCAGCAGGCTTTGATGCCTGTGGCTGACCACGCCACCTGCTCCCAGTCTGACTGGTGGGGCATCGCTGTTAGGACCAGCATGGTGTGCGCCGGTGGGGATGGAATTGTTGCTGGATGCAAC GGTGACTCTGGTGGCCCTCTGAATTGTAAGAACGCTGAAGGTTTTTGGGAGATCCATGGCATTGCCAGCTTTGTGTCTGGCTTCGGCTGCAACTACGAGAAGAAACCCACCGTCTTCACCAGAGTCTCTGCTTTCAACAGCTGGATTGACCAG gTGATGCTGAATAATTAA
- the klf9 gene encoding Krueppel-like factor 9 → MSEVEVSVDCVPTCPLERTEDVFKDSQENGTLLMVAMILLDLKKCGPDAVGAGDSRCLGGAIEAGRQEKEKEERGSRRVSPVLKEPRNKAPRRTETPEKKHGCPFAGCGKMYGKSSHLKAHLRVHTGERPFKCTWPDCSKKFSRSDELTRHYRTHTGEKRFNCPLCEKCFMRSDHLTKHARRHAGFHPSMLQGSSVSKRRRCSTSMSSSDSGDQSPAGI, encoded by the exons ATGTCGGAGGTTGAGGTCTCTGTGGACTGCGTCCCCACTTGTCCTCTGGAGAGGACAGAGGACGTGTTTAAAGACAGCCAAGAAAACGGCACTTTACTGATGGTGGCGATGATTTTATTGGACTTAAAGAAATGCGGTCCAGACGCTGTCGGCGCAGGAGACAGCAGATGTCTCGGCGGTGCCATCGAAGCGGGAAGgcaggagaaagagaaagaggagcGGGGGAGCCGTCGGGTGTCTCCGGTTCTCAAAGAGCCCCGGAACAAGGCACCGAGGAGAACGGAGACCCCCGAGAAGAAGCACGGCTGCCCCTTTGCCGGCTGTGGGAAAATGTACGGGAAGTCGTCCCACCTCAAAGCCCACCTCAGGGTCCACACCG gGGAACGTCCCTTCAAATGCACCTGGCCAGACTGCAGTAAGAAGTTCTCCAGATCGGACGAGCTTACACGCCACTACCGCACGCACACGGGCGAGAAGCGCTTCAACTGTCCGCTGTGTGAAAAGTGCTTCATGAGGAGCGACCACCTGACCAAACACGCCCGGCGACACGCGGGCTTCCATCCCAGCATGCTGCAGGGCTCCAGCGTCTCCAAGAGACGGCGCTGCTCCACCTCCATGTCCTCCTCCGACTCTGGGGACCAAAGCCCTGCAGGAATCTGA
- the fam219ab gene encoding protein FAM219A — translation MMEEIDRFQVPSAVQEAEMQSEMQPLDPASSTASEAESDTREGEAVTINYKPSPLQMKIEKQRDLARKGSLKNNNTVGSPVNQQPKKNNVMARTRLVVPNKGYSSLDQSPDEKPLVALDTDSDDDFDMSRYSSSGYSSAEQINQDLNIQLLKDGYRLDEIPDDEDLDLIPPKSVNPTCMCCQATSSTTCQIQ, via the exons ATGATGGAGGAAATAGACAGATTCCAGGTACCGAGCGCGGTGCAGGAGGCAGAGATGCAGTCCGAGATGCAGCCGCTG GACCCGGCTTCTTCCACTGCCTCGGAGGCAGAGTCCGACACCAGAGAAGGAGAAGCTGTTACTATCAACTATAAGCCCTCACCCCTCCAGATGAAAATAG agaaacaaagagacCTGGCCAGGAAGGGCTCATTAAAGAACAACAACACTGTAGGTAGTCCGGTTAACCAGCAGCCCAAGAAGAACAACGTCATGGCCAGAACACG GTTGGTAGTACCCAATAAAGGTTATTCATCTTTAGACCAGAGCCCAGACGAAAAGCCCCTGGTGGCCTTAGATACCGACAG TGACGATGATTTCGACATGTCTAGATACTCGTCGTCTGGATATTCTTCTGCAGAG CAAATCAATCAGGATCTGAACATCCAGCTGCTGAAAGACGGCTACCGCCTCGACGAGATCCCAGATGACGAGGACCTGGATCTGATCCCGCCCAAATCAGTCAACCCGACCTGCATGTGCTGCCAGGCGACCTCCTCTACGACCTGCCAAATCCAGTAA